A genomic stretch from Chitinophaga agri includes:
- a CDS encoding SusE domain-containing protein yields MNAWLNKIIAGSICVMALASCEKQDSFTQVKTGTTPTFSATATEFTFSADHATDDAVTYKWSASEDWGYRSVVNYALEVDQKGNGFKNAIDIFNANNGLSKTFTVAALNQAVNNMGLAAGRQHELVIRVRAAVDTVGNEVFSDSVSLTVTPYYVPKVYPSVYLPGGYQGWSFDNPGLGSLASVNNDKKYEGYLNFPDANTEFKITPAKSWDTNYGDGGGGSLVSNGGNIKAGEAGYYRLTADLNALTYSITRTTWSINGTATGGADKAMTLDGTTKKWSITTALQAGTFYFRANNANTITFSDDDNNGVLTAGSTGAISIATAGTYTITMDLNNAGNYIYTLSVQ; encoded by the coding sequence ATGAATGCCTGGTTGAATAAAATTATTGCAGGGAGTATATGTGTGATGGCCCTGGCCTCCTGCGAAAAGCAGGACAGTTTCACACAGGTGAAAACAGGTACTACACCCACTTTCTCTGCTACTGCCACTGAATTTACCTTTTCGGCAGATCATGCCACTGATGACGCCGTGACCTATAAATGGTCCGCTTCTGAGGACTGGGGTTACCGGTCAGTAGTGAACTACGCACTGGAAGTAGATCAGAAAGGCAATGGCTTTAAGAATGCTATAGATATCTTTAATGCTAATAACGGGCTGAGTAAGACCTTTACGGTGGCCGCGCTGAATCAGGCGGTCAATAATATGGGACTTGCCGCTGGTCGCCAGCATGAGCTGGTGATCCGTGTAAGAGCAGCTGTGGATACTGTCGGCAATGAAGTATTTTCTGACAGTGTATCATTAACTGTTACACCATACTACGTACCGAAAGTCTATCCTTCTGTATACTTACCCGGCGGTTACCAGGGATGGTCTTTTGACAATCCCGGACTGGGTTCCCTGGCATCTGTGAACAATGACAAAAAATACGAAGGTTACCTGAACTTCCCCGATGCTAACACCGAGTTCAAGATCACTCCTGCAAAAAGCTGGGATACCAACTATGGCGATGGCGGTGGTGGATCACTGGTAAGCAATGGTGGTAATATCAAAGCAGGGGAAGCAGGGTATTACCGGCTGACGGCTGACCTGAATGCGTTGACCTACAGCATTACCCGTACTACCTGGAGTATCAATGGTACTGCAACCGGTGGTGCGGATAAAGCGATGACGCTTGATGGGACTACAAAGAAATGGAGTATCACGACGGCCTTACAGGCAGGCACTTTCTACTTCCGGGCCAACAATGCCAACACGATCACTTTCAGCGACGATGATAACAATGGTGTACTGACTGCTGGTTCCACTGGTGCTATCAGTATCGCCACAGCCGGAACATATACGATCACGATGGACCTGAACAATGCAGGTAACTATATTTATACGCTGAGCGTACAATAA
- a CDS encoding RagB/SusD family nutrient uptake outer membrane protein, which produces MTKKFIYQVVLAGAMAWGLTSCTKDLDRTPITEVTSASVYKDFSNYKAILAKLYGGFSVTGQQGPTGSPDISGIDEGTSSYIRGYFQMQELPTDEAVIAWNDGTIQDFHQMDWTPDDNFINAMFSRLFYQIAQCNEFIRQTSDAKLSSNGIAEKDQETARTFRAEARFLRALSYYHAMDLFGTVPFVTDSNEVAFYYPEQISRKNLFDYIERELIAIEGDMAEARSNEYGRADKACVWGLLAKLYLNAEVYTGTSRYTDAVTYSSKVITSGYSLVSNYANMFKADNNVTSQSEIMLSANFDGVRTQTYGGTTYLVHAAIGGNMDYEAFGVNSGWGGLRTTSAFADLFTDLTGATDKRAMFHTDGQNRVIADLGTFTDGYAITKWSNKTSTGKDGSNNIFVDVDYPLMRLGEMYLTYAEAVLRGGTGGSTAKALEYVNDLRQRAYGNATGNITAGQLTLPFLLDERGRELYWEGHRRTDLIRYGLFTGSAYVWPFKGGVAAGAAVGDFRTVYPIPTTARVANPNLKQNDGY; this is translated from the coding sequence ATGACAAAGAAATTCATATATCAGGTTGTACTGGCTGGAGCAATGGCGTGGGGACTGACCTCCTGTACCAAAGATCTGGACCGTACTCCGATCACAGAGGTGACATCCGCCAGCGTGTATAAAGACTTTTCAAATTATAAGGCCATCCTGGCTAAATTATATGGCGGGTTCTCCGTAACCGGCCAGCAGGGTCCTACAGGTAGCCCGGACATCAGTGGTATCGACGAAGGTACCTCCAGTTATATCCGCGGATATTTTCAGATGCAGGAACTGCCTACTGATGAAGCTGTGATAGCCTGGAACGATGGTACTATACAGGACTTCCATCAGATGGACTGGACACCTGATGATAACTTCATCAATGCGATGTTCTCCCGCCTGTTCTATCAGATCGCGCAGTGTAACGAGTTTATCAGACAGACCTCCGATGCGAAATTGAGCAGCAACGGTATTGCGGAGAAAGATCAGGAAACAGCAAGGACTTTCCGCGCTGAAGCCCGCTTCCTGCGCGCCCTGAGCTATTATCACGCAATGGACCTGTTTGGTACTGTTCCATTTGTGACTGACAGTAATGAAGTGGCATTCTATTATCCGGAGCAGATCTCCCGTAAAAATCTTTTCGACTATATCGAGCGTGAGCTGATCGCTATAGAAGGCGATATGGCAGAAGCCCGCAGCAATGAATATGGCCGCGCCGATAAAGCCTGTGTATGGGGCCTGCTGGCGAAGCTGTATCTGAATGCGGAAGTGTACACCGGTACCAGCCGTTACACTGATGCGGTTACCTATAGCAGTAAAGTGATCACTTCCGGTTATTCCCTCGTATCCAACTATGCGAACATGTTCAAGGCAGATAATAATGTGACTTCCCAGTCTGAGATCATGCTGTCCGCCAACTTCGATGGTGTACGCACACAGACATACGGGGGTACTACCTACCTCGTGCATGCTGCTATCGGTGGTAACATGGATTATGAAGCATTCGGCGTGAACAGTGGTTGGGGTGGTTTACGTACGACCAGCGCTTTCGCTGATCTGTTCACTGATCTTACCGGTGCGACTGACAAACGTGCTATGTTCCATACTGACGGACAGAATCGTGTGATCGCTGACCTGGGTACTTTCACCGATGGTTATGCTATCACTAAATGGTCAAACAAAACGTCTACTGGTAAAGACGGTTCCAATAACATTTTCGTGGATGTCGACTATCCGCTGATGCGTCTCGGAGAGATGTATCTTACCTATGCCGAAGCAGTACTCCGTGGCGGTACAGGCGGTAGTACCGCAAAGGCGCTTGAGTATGTGAATGACCTGCGCCAGCGTGCCTATGGTAACGCTACGGGTAACATCACAGCCGGTCAGTTAACACTGCCATTCCTACTTGATGAAAGAGGTCGTGAACTGTATTGGGAGGGCCATCGCAGAACAGACCTGATCCGCTATGGTCTCTTTACCGGAAGCGCTTATGTATGGCCGTTCAAAGGTGGGGTAGCAGCTGGTGCAGCAGTAGGTGATTTCCGTACGGTATATCCAATACCTACCACTGCCAGAGTAGCGAATCCTAATCTGAAACAGAACGACGGTTATTAA
- a CDS encoding glycoside hydrolase family 65 protein — translation MKQYIKVDGWNIIEEGFVPHYNKISESIFSLGNGRMGQRANFEEAYSGETLQGNYVAGVYYPDKTRVGWWKNGYPEYFAKVLNAANWIGIGLTIDGEELDLHKATVTEFRRVLNMQDGYLQRSFTATLASGKQVKVTATRFCSIVDDETGAIRYSITPLNFEGTLQVTSYIDGDIKNQDANYDEKFWEEVSASVQHTSAYITLKTKKTGFQVCTGMQFNIYQDGQPVALQATPVQKEKYVGVTTSVKVARQLETVIYKYAANLSSENHPVQALVNNCEIAVSKAAAKGFEKMLTEQAAAWSLKWKESDIIIEGDPAAQQGIRFNIFQLNQTYTGEDARLNIGPKGFTGEKYGGSTYWDTEAYCIPFYLATAEPQVARNLLIYRHKQLGKAIENAAKLGFSNGAALYPMVTMNGEECHNEWEITFEEIHRNAAIAFAIFNYIRYTGDSAYLAEYGLDVLIGIARFWAQRVNWSEAKGQYVMLGVTGPNEYENNVNNNWYTSTMATWCLQYTIDALQQVKETAADRYAAIIQHTSFDADKEPEKWQHVIDNMYYPVDEQLGIFLQQDGYMDKEQILVKDIDPSQRPLNQKWSWDRILRSCYIKQADVLQGLYFLEDRYDMDTLRRNFDFYEPRTVHESSLSPCVHAILAAKLGDEKRAHEFYLRTSRLDLDDYNNDTEDGLHITSMAGTWMSVVEGFAGMRVRDGQLQFTPFLPGKWQSFAFNIRFRGRILKVKVSKDSVHIENRSIQDITVLIYGEALEVPAGATVTTKQGNLVN, via the coding sequence ATGAAGCAATATATTAAAGTAGATGGCTGGAACATTATCGAAGAAGGTTTTGTCCCACATTATAATAAAATTTCCGAGAGTATTTTCAGTCTGGGTAATGGCCGTATGGGCCAGCGTGCCAACTTTGAAGAAGCTTATTCCGGTGAAACACTACAGGGTAATTATGTAGCGGGTGTTTATTACCCGGATAAGACCCGCGTGGGCTGGTGGAAGAACGGTTATCCGGAGTACTTCGCCAAAGTACTGAATGCAGCAAACTGGATCGGTATCGGTCTCACTATAGATGGTGAAGAGCTGGACCTGCACAAGGCAACCGTAACCGAATTCCGTCGTGTACTGAACATGCAGGACGGATACCTGCAACGTTCATTCACCGCGACGCTGGCCAGTGGTAAACAGGTAAAGGTGACTGCTACACGTTTCTGCAGTATTGTGGATGATGAAACCGGGGCTATCCGTTACAGCATCACGCCCCTGAACTTTGAAGGTACTTTACAAGTTACTTCCTATATAGATGGTGATATTAAGAACCAGGACGCGAACTATGATGAGAAGTTTTGGGAGGAAGTTAGCGCCAGCGTACAGCATACCAGCGCCTACATCACCCTGAAGACGAAGAAAACAGGCTTCCAGGTATGTACAGGTATGCAGTTTAACATCTACCAGGATGGCCAGCCGGTAGCGTTACAGGCTACGCCTGTGCAGAAGGAGAAGTATGTGGGAGTAACTACATCCGTGAAGGTGGCCCGTCAGCTGGAAACAGTGATCTATAAATATGCGGCGAATCTCTCTTCTGAGAACCACCCCGTTCAGGCACTGGTGAATAACTGTGAGATCGCTGTCAGCAAAGCTGCTGCCAAAGGATTTGAGAAGATGCTCACTGAGCAGGCGGCTGCCTGGTCGCTGAAATGGAAGGAAAGTGATATCATCATTGAAGGAGATCCGGCGGCACAGCAGGGCATCCGTTTTAATATTTTCCAGCTGAACCAGACATATACCGGAGAGGACGCACGACTGAACATCGGTCCGAAAGGCTTTACCGGTGAGAAATACGGCGGTTCCACCTATTGGGATACTGAGGCGTATTGCATTCCGTTCTACCTCGCTACAGCGGAGCCACAGGTAGCCAGGAACCTGCTGATCTATCGTCATAAACAACTGGGTAAGGCAATAGAGAACGCTGCTAAACTGGGCTTCAGTAATGGCGCTGCTTTGTATCCGATGGTAACCATGAACGGAGAGGAGTGTCATAATGAGTGGGAGATCACTTTCGAAGAAATACACCGTAATGCGGCTATCGCTTTTGCGATATTCAACTATATTCGTTACACAGGAGATAGTGCTTATCTCGCGGAATATGGGCTGGACGTGCTGATCGGTATCGCGCGTTTCTGGGCACAGCGTGTGAACTGGAGCGAAGCGAAAGGACAATATGTGATGCTGGGTGTTACCGGGCCGAATGAGTATGAGAACAACGTAAATAATAACTGGTATACCAGTACGATGGCCACCTGGTGTCTGCAATACACAATTGACGCGTTACAGCAGGTGAAGGAAACAGCGGCGGACAGATATGCAGCCATCATACAGCATACCTCTTTTGATGCAGATAAAGAACCGGAAAAGTGGCAGCATGTGATCGATAACATGTATTACCCGGTAGATGAACAGCTGGGCATCTTCCTGCAACAGGATGGCTACATGGACAAGGAACAGATCCTTGTGAAAGACATCGATCCTTCACAACGTCCGCTGAACCAGAAATGGAGCTGGGACCGTATCCTGCGTTCCTGTTATATCAAACAGGCGGACGTGTTACAGGGGCTCTATTTCCTGGAAGACAGATATGATATGGACACGCTGCGCCGTAACTTCGATTTCTATGAACCGCGCACGGTACATGAAAGTTCGCTGTCTCCCTGCGTACATGCGATCCTGGCAGCCAAACTGGGGGATGAAAAAAGAGCGCACGAGTTCTATCTGCGCACTTCCCGTCTGGACCTGGATGATTATAACAACGACACAGAAGACGGTCTGCACATCACTTCGATGGCAGGTACCTGGATGAGTGTGGTGGAAGGTTTTGCCGGTATGCGGGTGAGAGATGGTCAATTGCAGTTCACGCCATTCCTGCCAGGTAAATGGCAGTCATTCGCTTTTAACATCC
- a CDS encoding glycoside hydrolase family 13 protein, giving the protein MLQTRRLLLTAILVFTATITSQAQQPKLERIEPAFWWTGMQEPLLQLIIHGDKIAEREVSLSYPGVTLQEVHKVENPNYLFVDINITSSAVPGTFPIKLKLKGQKDLVYTYELKKRNEGIKAQGVNSSDLVYLIMPDRFANGDKNNDVIKGMQETSLNRDSMYKRHGGDIQGIIDHLGYLQDMGVTALWMTPLVTNDQPSASYHGYAATENYHIDPRFGSNELYKVLADSLHKRGMKLIQDLVHNHIGSQHWTMKDLPMKNWVHQWPAFTRSSFRAAPLMDPYAAPSDRKIMTDGWFDLHMPDMDQTNPYVRRYFTQSHIWWIEYAGVDAFRLDTYPYNDADFMSEWGKAIKAAYPGFTFFGEVWVHSGPEQVFFTQGNTVNRGFDTQLAGTTDFQSLWAISAALNEKPGWDDGVVKLYTALIQDYQYQDPMRNVVFLDNHDLSRFYSVVQENKNKYKAALAWLLTTRGIPQLYYGAEIGMKNFSAPDGLVREDFKGGWTGDAENKFTAAGRTADENELFNYVSTLANYRKQHPVLQSGKLMQYVPQDNVYTYFRYNTETTVMIVLNPNEKEMAVSPARYTERVTGFTQAKDVVTGKTWPLSDSLRIPAQTTQVMELLR; this is encoded by the coding sequence ATGTTACAGACGAGAAGATTGTTACTGACCGCTATCCTGGTATTCACTGCTACTATTACTTCACAGGCACAACAGCCAAAACTGGAACGGATAGAACCTGCCTTCTGGTGGACAGGTATGCAGGAGCCTCTCCTGCAACTGATCATTCACGGTGACAAGATCGCGGAAAGGGAGGTTTCCCTCAGCTATCCCGGTGTTACTCTCCAGGAAGTACACAAGGTGGAGAATCCGAATTATCTCTTCGTTGATATAAATATTACTTCTTCGGCTGTTCCGGGAACGTTCCCAATTAAGCTGAAATTGAAAGGCCAAAAAGATCTCGTATACACGTACGAACTGAAGAAAAGGAATGAAGGCATTAAAGCGCAGGGTGTTAACAGCAGCGATCTTGTATACCTGATCATGCCTGACCGCTTTGCGAATGGCGATAAGAACAATGATGTCATCAAAGGCATGCAGGAGACCTCCCTGAACAGAGATTCCATGTATAAACGCCATGGCGGCGATATACAAGGTATCATTGATCACCTGGGCTACCTGCAGGATATGGGTGTAACCGCCCTGTGGATGACTCCGCTGGTGACGAATGATCAGCCTTCCGCCTCCTATCACGGTTATGCGGCTACGGAGAACTACCATATTGATCCCCGCTTTGGTTCCAATGAACTGTATAAGGTACTGGCTGACAGTCTGCATAAAAGAGGCATGAAGCTCATTCAGGACCTGGTGCATAATCATATTGGCAGCCAGCACTGGACCATGAAAGACCTGCCCATGAAGAACTGGGTACACCAGTGGCCTGCTTTTACCCGCTCCAGTTTCCGCGCGGCTCCTTTAATGGACCCATACGCTGCTCCGTCTGACAGAAAGATCATGACGGATGGCTGGTTCGACCTGCATATGCCCGATATGGACCAGACCAATCCATATGTGCGGAGGTATTTTACCCAAAGTCATATCTGGTGGATTGAATACGCCGGAGTAGATGCATTTCGCCTGGATACTTATCCCTATAATGATGCTGATTTCATGTCTGAATGGGGGAAAGCCATCAAAGCAGCCTATCCCGGTTTTACTTTCTTCGGGGAGGTATGGGTACACAGTGGTCCCGAACAGGTATTCTTTACACAAGGCAATACGGTGAACAGGGGCTTTGATACGCAGCTGGCTGGTACGACCGATTTCCAGAGCCTCTGGGCTATCTCCGCTGCACTGAATGAGAAGCCAGGATGGGATGATGGGGTCGTAAAACTCTACACCGCCCTGATACAGGATTATCAGTACCAGGACCCGATGCGTAACGTCGTGTTCCTGGACAATCATGACCTGAGCCGTTTCTACTCTGTTGTACAGGAAAATAAAAATAAATACAAAGCAGCATTGGCCTGGTTACTCACCACCCGTGGTATTCCGCAGTTATATTATGGTGCGGAGATCGGTATGAAGAATTTCAGCGCACCTGATGGGCTGGTACGTGAAGATTTCAAAGGCGGATGGACCGGTGACGCGGAGAATAAATTTACCGCTGCCGGTCGTACTGCAGATGAGAACGAACTGTTTAATTATGTCAGCACACTGGCCAACTACAGAAAGCAGCACCCGGTACTGCAATCCGGGAAACTGATGCAGTATGTGCCGCAGGACAATGTCTATACGTACTTCCGTTACAATACAGAAACGACGGTGATGATCGTACTCAATCCGAATGAAAAGGAAATGGCGGTATCACCAGCCCGCTATACGGAAAGAGTGACCGGCTTTACACAGGCAAAGGACGTTGTGACCGGCAAGACCTGGCCGCTGTCGGATAGCCTGCGCATACCTGCCCAGACGACACAGGTCATGGAGCTGCTGCGATAA
- a CDS encoding SusC/RagA family TonB-linked outer membrane protein yields the protein MKKTRFARYAFLLCFVLISLLTYAQTGSITGKVTDDAGQPIPGATVFIKNTSKNATADAEGKFTITGVTSGNIILVARIMGYETSEIPVNAGANNEAVTFQLKADTKGLNEIVVVGYGTQKKSDLTGAIAVVSSKDFNKGPAASADQLITGKVPGVQITSNGGAPGAGSTIRVRGGASLNATNDPLIIIDGVPVDNNNVSGASNALALINPNDIESFNVLKDASATAIYGSRASNGVIIITTKKGRLGDKLNVSFSSTNAVSKVTSYSPVLTAAEFTDIVKANGTQAQTGLLGTAATDWQKEIYQSAFSSDNNLALSGAWKKLPYRISFGYLNQDGILKTSNLDRKSATINLSPSLFDDHLKINMNVKGALADYRFADQGAINAAVAYDPTKPVFSGNEQAFGGYYEWLYNAKLYDLATKNPVAMLQQKMDESEVKRSIGNIQFDYKFHFLPELRANLNLGYDYQKGEGNTNIPKYAALSYYNGTGGSYKHYSQEMKNKLLDFYLNYVKDLKGIKSRIDVMAGYSYQDFIIATPGYPTLDEGGDTTTAATNYAEAQHTLVSFFGRLNYTFNDKYLLTFTMRRDGTSRFAQHWGNFPSVAFAWKLKEESFLKNAKALSDLKLRLGYGVTGQENIGVGKEYAALSRYTYGDANSSYQLGDAFYKTLRAAGYDQNIKWEQTATYNVALDYGFLDNRISGSVDFYYKKTTDLLADITAPTGTNLTNTLYTNVGSLENRGVEFIINATPVETKDFRWNAGFNVTYNKNKILSLSKAQSDTSVGIATGGISGGTGNTIQINTAGHQINSFYVYKQIYDKAGNPIEGLYEDTNGDGVINADDKYRYKSSNPTVYLNFNSQFNYKSWSLGFSVRSNIGNYIYNNQASNNGSYKTFQNANYLANLSSSVLKTKFRNTQYWSDYYVENGSFLRMDYLNLGYDFGRVINNKVGLRANFNVQNVFVITKYSGQDPEVFSGIDDKFYPRPRVYSLGVNLDF from the coding sequence ATGAAAAAAACACGCTTTGCCCGGTATGCATTTCTGCTGTGCTTTGTGTTGATCTCCCTGCTTACCTATGCGCAAACAGGTAGTATTACTGGTAAGGTGACAGACGATGCGGGACAACCAATTCCCGGCGCTACCGTCTTCATCAAGAATACCAGCAAAAACGCAACTGCTGATGCAGAAGGTAAATTCACCATTACTGGTGTTACTTCCGGAAACATCATCCTCGTAGCCCGTATTATGGGTTATGAAACCTCCGAAATTCCTGTAAACGCGGGTGCAAACAACGAGGCTGTCACCTTTCAGCTCAAAGCTGATACAAAAGGCCTGAACGAAATTGTGGTAGTCGGTTATGGTACGCAGAAAAAGAGCGACCTCACTGGCGCGATTGCCGTTGTATCTTCAAAAGACTTTAACAAAGGGCCTGCCGCTTCCGCAGATCAGCTGATCACAGGTAAAGTACCTGGTGTCCAGATCACTTCCAATGGTGGTGCTCCGGGTGCTGGTAGTACTATCCGCGTACGTGGCGGTGCTTCCCTCAATGCTACTAACGATCCGCTGATCATCATTGATGGAGTACCTGTAGATAACAATAACGTTAGTGGTGCATCCAATGCACTGGCACTGATCAACCCAAATGATATCGAATCATTCAACGTACTGAAAGATGCATCTGCTACCGCGATCTACGGTTCCCGTGCATCCAACGGCGTTATCATCATCACTACTAAAAAAGGTCGTCTGGGTGATAAACTGAACGTGTCTTTCAGCTCTACGAACGCGGTATCCAAGGTGACCAGCTACTCGCCGGTGCTAACCGCTGCCGAGTTCACCGATATTGTAAAGGCAAATGGTACGCAGGCGCAGACCGGATTACTGGGAACTGCCGCTACTGACTGGCAGAAAGAGATCTATCAGTCCGCTTTTAGCTCAGATAACAACCTGGCGCTCAGCGGTGCCTGGAAGAAACTGCCTTACCGCATTTCTTTCGGCTACCTCAACCAGGATGGTATCCTGAAGACTTCCAACCTCGATAGAAAGTCGGCCACTATCAACCTCTCTCCAAGTTTATTCGATGACCATCTGAAAATAAACATGAATGTGAAAGGTGCGCTGGCTGATTACCGTTTTGCCGACCAGGGTGCGATCAATGCCGCTGTTGCATATGATCCTACCAAACCTGTATTCTCCGGTAATGAACAGGCCTTTGGTGGTTATTACGAATGGTTATACAATGCTAAGCTATACGACCTCGCAACCAAGAACCCAGTGGCGATGCTGCAACAGAAAATGGATGAATCAGAAGTAAAGAGAAGTATCGGTAATATCCAGTTTGATTATAAATTCCATTTCCTGCCTGAACTGCGTGCTAACCTGAACCTGGGGTACGACTATCAGAAAGGAGAGGGTAATACCAATATCCCTAAGTACGCTGCCCTGTCTTACTACAATGGTACCGGCGGTTCCTACAAACATTATTCTCAGGAAATGAAGAACAAACTACTGGACTTCTACCTGAACTATGTGAAGGACCTGAAAGGTATTAAGAGCCGTATTGATGTAATGGCAGGTTACTCTTACCAGGACTTTATCATCGCTACGCCTGGGTATCCTACGCTGGATGAAGGTGGTGATACCACTACCGCTGCGACCAACTATGCTGAAGCGCAGCATACCCTGGTTTCTTTCTTCGGACGTCTGAACTATACTTTCAACGATAAATATCTCCTGACTTTCACCATGCGTCGTGACGGTACTTCCCGTTTCGCACAGCACTGGGGTAACTTCCCTTCTGTAGCTTTTGCATGGAAGCTGAAAGAAGAGTCTTTCCTGAAGAATGCAAAGGCCTTATCTGACCTGAAACTGAGACTGGGTTATGGTGTGACCGGTCAGGAAAACATTGGTGTTGGTAAAGAGTATGCGGCATTGTCCCGTTATACCTACGGTGATGCCAACTCTTCCTACCAGTTAGGCGACGCATTCTACAAAACACTGCGTGCTGCTGGTTATGACCAGAATATTAAATGGGAACAGACAGCTACCTATAACGTAGCATTGGACTACGGTTTCCTGGATAACAGGATCTCCGGTAGTGTTGACTTTTACTACAAGAAAACAACGGACCTGCTGGCGGATATCACGGCTCCAACCGGTACAAACCTGACTAACACACTGTATACAAATGTGGGTAGTCTGGAAAACAGAGGGGTGGAGTTCATCATCAATGCCACACCAGTTGAAACAAAAGATTTCCGCTGGAATGCAGGTTTCAACGTGACCTACAACAAGAACAAGATCCTGTCACTGTCCAAAGCACAGTCAGATACTTCAGTTGGTATCGCTACCGGCGGTATCTCCGGTGGTACAGGTAATACCATTCAGATCAACACTGCCGGCCATCAGATCAACTCTTTCTATGTATACAAACAGATCTACGATAAAGCAGGTAATCCGATTGAAGGCCTGTACGAAGATACAAACGGTGACGGTGTGATCAATGCGGATGACAAATACCGTTACAAATCTTCTAACCCGACTGTATACCTGAACTTCAATTCTCAGTTCAACTACAAGAGCTGGAGCCTCGGTTTCAGTGTACGCAGCAATATCGGTAACTACATTTACAACAACCAGGCTTCCAACAACGGTTCCTACAAAACATTCCAGAACGCTAACTACCTGGCGAACCTGTCTTCCAGTGTGCTGAAGACGAAATTCAGGAATACACAGTACTGGTCTGACTACTACGTAGAAAACGGTTCCTTCCTGCGTATGGACTACCTGAACCTGGGTTATGACTTCGGAAGGGTCATTAATAACAAAGTAGGTCTGCGTGCCAACTTCAACGTGCAGAACGTATTTGTGATCACTAAGTACAGTGGACAGGATCCGGAAGTATTCAGCGGTATAGACGATAAGTTCTACCCTCGTCCGCGTGTCTACTCTTTAGGTGTGAACCTTGATTTTTAA
- the pgmB gene encoding beta-phosphoglucomutase, giving the protein MQGFQACIFDLDGVIVDTAVYHFKAWKRLANELGFNFTESQNEKLKGISRVKSLELILEWGGIEKTAAEQQVLATRKNEWYVDMIHHMTPEEILPGARELLDNLRAAGIRTALGSASKNATVILEKVGILPLFDALVDGNTVSASKPDPEVFLKGAEALRIAPEKCIVFEDAIAGVQAAKAAGMKVVGIGEQDVLAAADLVVSSLVQINIQVLNNLYSK; this is encoded by the coding sequence ATGCAAGGATTTCAAGCATGCATTTTTGATCTGGATGGCGTGATCGTAGATACGGCCGTCTATCATTTCAAAGCCTGGAAAAGGCTGGCCAATGAGTTAGGGTTCAATTTCACCGAGTCGCAGAATGAGAAGCTAAAAGGAATCAGCAGGGTAAAATCACTGGAACTGATACTTGAATGGGGCGGTATTGAAAAGACAGCAGCAGAGCAGCAGGTGCTGGCCACCCGTAAGAACGAATGGTACGTAGACATGATCCATCATATGACGCCGGAGGAAATACTGCCAGGTGCAAGGGAACTGCTGGACAACCTGCGTGCTGCCGGTATTCGCACGGCACTCGGCTCTGCCAGTAAGAATGCAACTGTCATCCTGGAGAAAGTCGGCATCCTTCCACTCTTTGATGCATTGGTGGATGGTAATACCGTATCTGCCTCCAAGCCTGATCCGGAGGTATTTCTAAAAGGAGCGGAAGCACTGCGTATCGCGCCTGAAAAGTGTATCGTATTTGAAGACGCTATTGCCGGTGTACAGGCCGCAAAGGCAGCCGGTATGAAGGTCGTGGGCATAGGGGAGCAGGACGTGCTGGCAGCAGCTGATCTTGTGGTGTCAAGCCTGGTACAGATCAATATACAGGTACTGAACAATTTATACTCAAAATAA